The Desulfovibrio inopinatus DSM 10711 genome includes a region encoding these proteins:
- the deoC gene encoding deoxyribose-phosphate aldolase, with product MNKQELAKYIDHTVLKPDARIEAVRRICAEAKQFGFASVCVNPTHVPFCVKELEGTGVDVCTVIGFPLGANQSATKAYEAALAVAEGATEVDMVINVGALKDGQVDVVRDDINAVVDAAIKANAKAIVKVIIETSLLTDEEKKVACQAAKEAGAHFVKTSTGFGGGGATVEDIALMRAVVGPDMGVKASGGIKNYDQTIALIEAGASRIGASAGVAIVEQA from the coding sequence ATGAACAAACAGGAACTCGCCAAATACATTGATCACACGGTGTTGAAACCCGATGCACGCATCGAAGCCGTGCGTCGGATTTGCGCCGAAGCCAAACAATTCGGTTTCGCATCGGTTTGCGTTAACCCGACGCATGTACCGTTTTGTGTGAAAGAGCTTGAAGGCACGGGAGTGGACGTGTGCACGGTTATCGGTTTTCCCTTAGGGGCGAATCAGTCAGCGACCAAAGCCTACGAAGCGGCATTGGCCGTTGCCGAAGGCGCAACCGAAGTGGATATGGTTATTAATGTCGGCGCATTGAAAGATGGTCAGGTTGACGTCGTACGTGACGACATTAATGCTGTCGTTGATGCGGCAATAAAAGCCAATGCCAAAGCCATTGTCAAAGTCATCATTGAAACGAGTCTCTTAACGGATGAAGAAAAGAAAGTGGCATGCCAGGCGGCTAAAGAGGCTGGTGCGCACTTTGTGAAAACAAGTACCGGGTTCGGCGGCGGTGGTGCCACGGTTGAAGATATAGCGCTCATGCGTGCGGTTGTCGGGCCGGATATGGGCGTGAAGGCGTCGGGAGGCATTAAAAATTACGATCAGACGATAGCTCTTATTGAAGCCGGTGCCTCGCGTATCGGTGCCAGCGCTGGCGTGGCCATTGTGGAACAGGCATAG
- a CDS encoding class I SAM-dependent methyltransferase — MSLLDNAIEDALTRDSKNIERFLRRQSLEETAKFVVKNMNASKAVSDKWTLLDIGIDAALPVLHLHPTSNFCEFGVASGATINHIAKRIPHHTVYGFDSFEGLPEHWRDGFPKGAFKRDALPAVAKNAVLIKGYFDDTLYDFLQKNPGPAAFLHVDCDLYSSTRTIFEVFRDRLVDGSVIVFDEYFNYPGWKDGEHKAFCEFIETSQFSVEYLGYCKYHQQIAVRLVTHK, encoded by the coding sequence ATGTCCCTTCTCGATAACGCTATTGAAGATGCACTCACACGAGACAGCAAGAATATTGAACGTTTTTTACGTCGTCAGTCGCTCGAAGAAACGGCAAAGTTTGTCGTAAAAAATATGAACGCATCAAAAGCTGTGTCTGATAAATGGACACTGCTTGATATTGGAATTGATGCCGCATTGCCAGTTCTTCATCTTCACCCAACATCAAATTTTTGTGAATTCGGCGTTGCGTCAGGAGCAACCATCAACCATATAGCCAAACGTATCCCACACCATACGGTGTATGGATTCGACTCATTTGAAGGCCTTCCGGAACACTGGCGAGACGGCTTTCCCAAAGGCGCCTTCAAACGCGATGCGTTGCCAGCTGTGGCGAAAAATGCCGTTTTAATCAAAGGATATTTTGACGATACGTTATACGACTTTTTGCAAAAAAATCCCGGCCCCGCCGCGTTCCTCCATGTGGACTGCGATCTGTATTCATCAACGCGAACAATCTTCGAGGTTTTTCGGGATCGTCTCGTTGACGGCAGCGTCATTGTTTTCGATGAATACTTCAATTATCCTGGTTGGAAAGATGGCGAGCACAAAGCATTTTGCGAATTTATCGAAACCAGCCAATTTTCTGTAGAATACCTGGGATATTGCAAATATCACCAACAAATTGCCGTTCGGCTCGTTACCCACAAATAA
- a CDS encoding lytic murein transglycosylase has protein sequence MALKAKAIPRTLFGIVSLCTLFVLVPNIGITANTTAPSWTPLVQRLAADGFPQTELKSIFYDSHLTYDPDAMGSKMRTLYIRKYGSRLVRTIQVKLKALGYYTKTVDGFYGRNTKSAIMGYQKAAGLPQSGKADKALLSALQTHPIKRPAGMPLPILPKAANVYEIILTPTRLAEARAFYKANLPLLSRMRSVYGVPEHVTVGLMTVETRVGKFLGDQLALQNLASMALAENYALVAPLLAEERPNASQTAWARKVSQQKAKWAYKELKALLHYAEHNKVDPLSIPGSVYGAIGICQFMPSNVPKFGIDADGDGCTNLFTLEDAVFSIGNYLKKHGWKDNMTDAQQRKTLYRYNHSNTYVNTILAVAEHVKKTP, from the coding sequence ATGGCACTGAAAGCCAAAGCTATCCCCCGGACCCTTTTCGGTATTGTATCCTTGTGTACTCTTTTCGTTCTCGTCCCCAATATCGGGATAACCGCCAACACCACGGCTCCATCGTGGACTCCTTTGGTTCAACGACTTGCGGCTGATGGATTTCCGCAGACAGAACTCAAATCCATCTTTTATGATTCTCATCTGACGTATGATCCCGATGCAATGGGTTCAAAAATGCGCACATTGTATATCCGAAAATACGGATCACGCCTTGTCCGGACAATTCAAGTAAAACTCAAAGCATTAGGGTACTATACGAAAACAGTTGATGGGTTCTACGGACGCAACACGAAAAGCGCGATCATGGGCTACCAAAAGGCTGCGGGTCTTCCGCAATCCGGAAAAGCCGACAAAGCACTCCTTTCCGCTTTACAAACCCACCCAATCAAACGACCGGCCGGCATGCCCTTACCGATCCTTCCTAAAGCAGCCAATGTTTATGAAATCATCCTCACTCCTACACGCCTTGCCGAAGCTCGCGCATTCTACAAAGCCAATCTCCCGCTGTTGTCGCGTATGCGCTCTGTGTATGGAGTTCCCGAGCATGTCACCGTTGGCCTCATGACAGTCGAAACACGGGTGGGCAAGTTTTTGGGGGACCAACTTGCTCTTCAAAACCTCGCCAGCATGGCACTCGCTGAAAATTACGCATTGGTTGCTCCGCTGCTTGCCGAAGAACGTCCCAATGCCAGCCAGACAGCCTGGGCGCGAAAAGTCTCTCAACAAAAAGCCAAATGGGCCTACAAAGAGCTGAAGGCGCTTTTACACTACGCCGAGCATAATAAAGTCGATCCTTTGAGCATTCCTGGATCTGTATACGGTGCCATCGGCATTTGCCAATTCATGCCGTCCAATGTGCCGAAATTCGGCATCGATGCGGATGGAGACGGATGCACCAACCTGTTCACGCTCGAAGATGCAGTGTTCAGTATTGGCAACTACCTGAAAAAGCATGGTTGGAAAGACAACATGACCGATGCACAACAACGCAAAACACTTTACCGCTATAACCACAGTAATACGTATGTAAACACGATACTCGCTGTAGCTGAACACGTAAAGAAAACGCCGTAA
- a CDS encoding HEAT repeat domain-containing protein, producing MDTLKGFRDKDFLEQVTVLSVIEKEKTFDAVPELFALHANPLGDASVDLMVTNALKALLLANSDMTMEGLVHEHPAVRELSLHVLMQNPSSQATEILMDAAKAEKNLEMRFEILSALSKLEDPATLPVFRECLTMDDPWFLGLGLGVVADMADVESLPVVTEMVIRAEDDDRYEVCELSTYEAIRVIQAIATPEAVTFLASKIHHRNPTARRLIHEALIAIGSAATETISALFEHDDVDERILAANILGEIRDKHGADVMIEALDDNRAEHPNIRFAIYEALGKIPYIKGLVHLVDGLGEEDEMILIAVVTSLDGSLNPGIVNRIREFATKPGHGERVCSAIASAGSLNIFGALYKAGGLEKQLFAKVQALGDPELKKAFRERLLTLDAPHAQEHAAQLMDSDTEKATGRILTVDDSKAMLLFYRGAIPALGFEVMTADNGLRAHEVLKSDTDFRLLVVDMNMPEMDGIELTRKVREIDEMKQVPIIMATTESEGSQIDLAKKAGVSAFISKPFKPETLHGKIRELLGTV from the coding sequence ATGGATACCTTGAAAGGCTTCCGTGATAAAGATTTTCTCGAACAAGTCACGGTACTGAGCGTTATTGAAAAAGAAAAAACGTTTGATGCGGTACCGGAGCTCTTTGCGCTTCATGCCAATCCGCTTGGCGACGCTTCGGTCGATTTGATGGTGACCAATGCGCTCAAAGCGTTGCTCTTAGCGAATAGCGACATGACAATGGAAGGGCTCGTTCACGAACATCCAGCAGTTCGCGAACTGAGCTTGCATGTGCTGATGCAGAATCCGTCATCTCAAGCTACTGAAATACTTATGGATGCTGCAAAGGCGGAGAAGAACCTTGAGATGCGGTTCGAAATTCTTTCCGCGCTCTCCAAATTGGAAGACCCGGCAACATTACCGGTCTTTCGGGAATGCCTGACCATGGACGATCCATGGTTTCTGGGACTTGGTCTTGGTGTTGTGGCGGATATGGCTGATGTTGAATCGCTGCCGGTTGTGACGGAGATGGTCATACGCGCTGAAGACGATGATCGCTATGAAGTGTGTGAATTGTCGACCTATGAAGCCATACGAGTGATACAGGCTATTGCTACCCCGGAAGCAGTGACATTTCTTGCCAGTAAAATTCACCATAGAAACCCGACTGCACGACGCCTCATTCATGAGGCCCTTATTGCAATCGGATCTGCCGCCACCGAGACGATCTCTGCATTGTTCGAACATGATGATGTGGATGAGCGGATTCTTGCGGCCAATATTTTGGGAGAAATTCGCGATAAACATGGTGCAGATGTTATGATCGAAGCCCTTGACGACAATCGGGCAGAGCACCCCAATATCCGTTTCGCTATTTATGAAGCCTTGGGAAAAATTCCCTACATCAAGGGTCTGGTCCATCTTGTTGATGGTCTGGGCGAAGAAGATGAGATGATCCTCATCGCCGTTGTGACGAGCCTCGATGGGAGCCTCAATCCCGGTATCGTCAATCGGATTCGAGAGTTTGCGACGAAGCCTGGTCATGGGGAGCGCGTGTGCTCTGCTATTGCATCGGCTGGTAGTTTAAATATCTTTGGAGCCTTGTATAAGGCTGGAGGCTTGGAAAAACAGCTTTTTGCCAAAGTGCAAGCCTTGGGCGACCCTGAGCTGAAGAAAGCATTTCGCGAACGACTTCTGACTCTTGATGCACCACATGCACAAGAACATGCAGCCCAATTAATGGACAGCGATACCGAAAAAGCCACGGGACGCATTCTTACCGTGGACGACTCCAAGGCGATGTTGCTGTTCTATCGTGGTGCGATTCCTGCGCTCGGTTTTGAAGTCATGACAGCGGATAACGGACTGAGAGCACACGAGGTGCTCAAAAGCGATACCGACTTCCGACTTCTCGTTGTCGATATGAATATGCCGGAAATGGATGGTATTGAACTGACACGCAAAGTCCGTGAAATTGATGAGATGAAACAGGTGCCAATCATTATGGCAACAACCGAATCTGAAGGCTCTCAGATTGATCTCGCAAAGAAAGCCGGAGTGAGCGCATTTATCAGTAAGCCATTCAAGCCTGAGACATTGCATGGAAAAATACGGGAACTCTTAGGAACTGTCTAA
- a CDS encoding substrate-binding periplasmic protein: MVLRIVISVVLSVFCIFSEKGNAETIALTSLDWPPYSSAHLVGHGATVEIVRQAFNAVGLDVEVHFFPWKRAISTAQHDAHFVGYFPEYYAAHLSSCLFSASIGESPLGFAERIDHPVSWKSLEGLKPYSIGVVKGYVNTAAFDSLVMNEQLQVDLAGNDEINIAKLAAGRIDLAVIDKNVFQYLMATSPKLAEYRGRLRFNNTLLENKHLYICFRPGKSSQRLVDKFNTGLATVNVHEVQNSYVEKALGKE, from the coding sequence ATGGTACTGCGTATTGTCATTTCTGTTGTCCTGTCTGTTTTTTGTATTTTTTCCGAGAAAGGGAACGCAGAAACCATTGCTTTGACTTCACTTGATTGGCCTCCCTATAGCAGCGCTCATTTAGTTGGGCATGGAGCCACGGTCGAGATTGTTCGTCAAGCCTTCAACGCCGTGGGGCTGGATGTGGAGGTTCATTTTTTCCCGTGGAAGCGCGCGATAAGTACAGCCCAGCATGACGCTCATTTTGTTGGCTATTTTCCGGAATACTATGCTGCCCACCTGTCTTCCTGCCTTTTTTCCGCAAGTATAGGAGAAAGCCCTCTGGGATTTGCGGAGCGCATTGACCATCCCGTATCATGGAAATCCCTTGAAGGACTCAAGCCGTATTCGATTGGAGTTGTTAAAGGATATGTTAATACGGCTGCATTTGATTCCCTCGTCATGAATGAGCAACTACAAGTTGATCTTGCTGGAAATGACGAAATCAATATTGCAAAGTTAGCTGCCGGACGCATTGACCTTGCGGTCATCGACAAAAATGTTTTTCAGTATTTAATGGCAACGTCGCCGAAATTGGCTGAATACAGAGGACGACTTCGTTTCAACAATACCCTTCTTGAGAACAAACATTTATATATTTGTTTTCGACCAGGGAAATCGAGTCAACGACTTGTTGATAAATTCAATACAGGACTCGCCACTGTAAATGTTCACGAAGTACAAAATAGTTATGTCGAGAAGGCGTTAGGCAAAGAATAA
- a CDS encoding chemotaxis protein CheX, with protein sequence MNASDVEVAKPFIKATQTVLSMMAGIDPKPGKPFIKSDKTAHGDVSAVVGLTGQKNGSISISFPKKCAVAIVKNMLGDDVTDIISDAKDAVGEITNMISGQARAGLSEKGLTLQGSTPTIIFGDNHSISHVTSGAIIAIPFESPHGSFTLEFCFE encoded by the coding sequence ATGAACGCTAGTGATGTTGAAGTCGCCAAACCGTTTATCAAAGCCACCCAGACCGTTCTGTCCATGATGGCAGGCATTGATCCCAAGCCGGGCAAGCCTTTCATTAAGAGTGATAAAACAGCGCACGGTGACGTTTCCGCTGTTGTTGGCCTTACCGGACAAAAGAATGGCAGCATTTCTATTAGCTTTCCCAAAAAATGTGCTGTAGCTATCGTCAAGAATATGCTCGGGGATGATGTGACCGACATTATCAGCGATGCAAAAGATGCTGTTGGCGAAATTACAAACATGATCAGTGGCCAAGCTCGAGCTGGGCTTAGTGAAAAAGGGCTCACACTTCAAGGATCGACTCCTACAATTATTTTTGGGGATAACCACTCCATTTCTCATGTTACCAGTGGTGCTATTATTGCTATCCCTTTTGAAAGCCCTCATGGAAGTTTTACCCTTGAATTTTGTTTCGAATAA
- the alaS gene encoding alanine--tRNA ligase, with the protein MKASEIRQRFLKFFAQNDHEVVSSSSLVPKDDPSLLFTNAGMVQFKKVFLGQEKRPYSRATTAQKCLRVGGKHNDLENVGRTARHHTFFEMLGNFSFGDYFKEDAIRLAWDFLTKEVGLPKDRLYITVYKDDTEAAELWERVAGVPKDRIYWLGEKDNFWSMGDTGPCGPCSEIHFDQGEEVGCGPECGIGKCDCDRYLEVWNLVFMQYDQVDAETRIDLPRPSIDTGMGLERIAAVCQGVHSNFDTDLFQVLIKNTAQLAGVQYGDEDETDTALRVIADHSRAITFMIADAILPSNEGRGYVLRRLIRRAYRFGRLIGFKEPFLCKTVLDVIAEMGDAYPEIVKGQDFLTRVVREEEERFSVTLDKGLDILSEEIAALEERNETVISGDAAFKLYDTYGFPLDIVNDVAGKRGITVDEARYTECMNEQKARAKKAWKGSGENDPAALFAPLLESGLVSQFVGYDCLQAQSRVTALINEQGLSVDTLQEGESGFAVFAVTPFYGESGGQLGDKGTATTPTGEAEVLDTIKPGTSLTAHKVTVSKGTISLDQEATLTADEKIRLATARNHTATHLLHAALRETLGDHVKQAGSLVGPDRLRFDFTHIAPLTDDELRNIEYLVNQAIFADNVVKRDIMSFDEAKTLGAMALFGEKYGNEVTVVEVPGVSVELCGGTHLTSTGQTGLFLVLSETGVAAGVRRIEAATGFNALSQAQSLREEMNGTLGVLKARPGELVERVSGLLGQIKSLTREKEALSAKLASGAGRSLMDSVEDIAGIKVLAASLDASAGAKVLRETMDDIRSKLPSGIACLAAPQEDGKIMLLLYVSKDLHDRFTAPKLIKPVAAKVKGGGGGRPDLAQAGGSFPEGIDEAFATLRELVSNT; encoded by the coding sequence GTGAAAGCGAGTGAAATACGGCAACGTTTTCTGAAATTTTTTGCCCAAAACGACCATGAAGTGGTCTCAAGTTCCTCTCTTGTGCCCAAAGACGACCCCAGCCTGCTTTTTACAAATGCTGGCATGGTCCAATTCAAAAAAGTCTTCCTGGGCCAGGAGAAGCGCCCGTACAGCCGTGCGACCACAGCGCAAAAATGCCTTCGTGTCGGTGGCAAACATAACGACCTGGAAAACGTGGGGAGAACGGCTCGTCACCATACTTTTTTTGAAATGCTGGGCAACTTTTCCTTTGGCGATTACTTCAAAGAGGATGCCATTCGCTTGGCCTGGGATTTCTTGACCAAAGAAGTCGGATTACCTAAAGATCGTCTCTACATCACGGTGTACAAAGACGACACCGAAGCTGCCGAGTTATGGGAACGCGTTGCAGGCGTCCCCAAAGACCGCATCTACTGGCTTGGTGAGAAAGATAACTTCTGGTCGATGGGTGATACCGGTCCGTGCGGCCCCTGCTCGGAAATCCATTTCGACCAGGGCGAAGAAGTTGGTTGTGGACCGGAATGCGGTATTGGTAAGTGTGATTGCGATCGATACCTCGAAGTATGGAACCTCGTGTTCATGCAATACGATCAGGTCGACGCCGAGACCCGTATTGACTTGCCTCGTCCCTCCATTGACACCGGTATGGGGCTGGAACGTATTGCCGCGGTATGCCAAGGGGTACATTCCAACTTCGATACCGATCTTTTCCAAGTCCTAATCAAAAATACCGCGCAATTGGCCGGAGTGCAGTACGGGGATGAAGACGAAACCGATACGGCATTGCGTGTTATCGCCGACCACAGCCGGGCTATTACCTTCATGATTGCCGACGCTATTTTGCCGTCCAACGAAGGCCGTGGCTATGTCTTACGCCGTCTCATTCGCCGGGCCTACCGGTTTGGCCGCCTTATCGGCTTCAAAGAACCCTTCTTGTGTAAGACTGTGCTGGATGTCATTGCGGAGATGGGCGACGCCTACCCCGAAATAGTCAAGGGGCAGGATTTTCTAACACGCGTGGTGCGTGAAGAAGAAGAACGCTTCTCCGTGACCCTGGATAAGGGCCTTGATATTTTATCCGAAGAAATCGCCGCTCTCGAAGAACGCAACGAAACGGTAATTTCTGGTGATGCTGCCTTTAAACTGTATGACACATATGGATTTCCACTCGACATCGTCAATGATGTCGCAGGCAAACGAGGAATTACTGTTGACGAAGCACGGTATACCGAATGCATGAATGAACAGAAAGCACGTGCTAAAAAAGCCTGGAAAGGCTCCGGCGAAAACGACCCGGCTGCACTGTTTGCTCCTCTGCTTGAATCCGGCCTTGTTTCGCAATTCGTTGGATATGACTGTTTGCAAGCACAAAGCCGTGTAACTGCTCTGATCAATGAGCAAGGGCTCTCTGTCGACACACTGCAAGAAGGTGAATCCGGATTTGCCGTGTTTGCCGTCACGCCGTTCTACGGAGAATCCGGTGGCCAGCTCGGAGACAAGGGAACAGCCACGACGCCAACCGGTGAGGCCGAAGTTCTCGATACAATCAAACCCGGAACGAGCCTGACCGCGCACAAGGTCACCGTCTCGAAGGGCACAATCAGCTTGGATCAGGAAGCGACGCTGACCGCCGATGAAAAAATTCGTCTGGCTACAGCACGCAACCATACGGCAACCCACCTGCTTCACGCTGCCTTACGGGAGACGCTTGGCGATCACGTCAAACAGGCCGGCTCCCTGGTTGGTCCAGACCGCCTGCGTTTTGACTTCACCCATATTGCCCCGTTGACTGACGACGAATTGCGCAACATTGAATACCTCGTGAACCAGGCTATTTTCGCCGATAACGTCGTCAAACGCGACATTATGAGCTTTGACGAGGCCAAAACCCTCGGCGCCATGGCTCTTTTCGGAGAGAAATACGGAAATGAAGTCACGGTCGTCGAAGTTCCCGGCGTCTCAGTTGAGTTGTGCGGTGGAACCCATCTCACCTCGACCGGACAGACCGGCCTCTTCCTCGTGCTGTCCGAGACAGGTGTTGCTGCGGGTGTACGCCGTATTGAAGCGGCAACCGGTTTCAATGCGCTCTCTCAGGCACAATCGTTGCGAGAAGAAATGAACGGTACGCTTGGTGTGCTGAAAGCACGCCCAGGTGAACTTGTTGAACGCGTCTCCGGGCTGCTTGGTCAAATCAAGTCGCTCACTCGAGAAAAAGAAGCACTCTCGGCGAAACTCGCTTCAGGTGCCGGCCGTAGCCTGATGGACTCGGTAGAAGACATTGCCGGAATCAAAGTTCTTGCCGCAAGTCTGGATGCGTCAGCCGGAGCCAAAGTGCTGCGCGAAACCATGGATGATATCCGCTCCAAGCTGCCGTCAGGCATCGCCTGCCTGGCTGCTCCACAGGAAGATGGCAAAATTATGCTATTGCTCTATGTCAGCAAAGACTTGCATGATCGCTTCACCGCTCCGAAGCTCATCAAACCTGTTGCAGCAAAAGTCAAAGGCGGTGGAGGCGGACGTCCTGATCTGGCACAGGCTGGTGGCTCTTTTCCGGAAGGCATTGACGAAGCATTTGCCACATTGCGCGAGCTCGTCTCAAACACATAA
- the recA gene encoding recombinase RecA, whose product MAKRAPNPADLRHDALSTALTTIERKYGQGSVMRLSDDTQVTIPAISTGSIGLNLALGIGGIPKGRVCEVYGPESSGKTTLALHIIAEAQRNGGTAAFIDAEHALDVGYARRLGVRTDELLISQPDYGEQALDIADLLVRSGAVDVVVIDSVAALIPQAELEGEMGETQVGGQARLMSHALRKLTGTIHKSNTAVLFINQIRMKIGMAGYGSPETTSGGNALKFYASVRMDIRRIQTLKDKDETYGSKCRIKVVKNKVAPPFREAIVDILYGTGISKEGELLDMGAEAGVVEKSGAWYAFGSERLGQGRDNVRLFLQDNTDIRDQIEQKLLEHLGLREPEAESEAPAQDKAESGENASE is encoded by the coding sequence ATGGCCAAACGAGCCCCGAATCCCGCAGATCTGCGGCACGATGCGTTGAGTACCGCCCTGACGACCATTGAACGCAAATATGGCCAGGGATCAGTCATGCGACTGAGCGACGACACCCAAGTAACAATCCCTGCCATTTCAACAGGATCCATCGGCCTGAACCTTGCGTTAGGCATCGGCGGCATTCCCAAAGGACGTGTGTGTGAAGTCTATGGACCGGAATCATCCGGGAAGACAACCCTCGCCCTGCATATCATCGCCGAGGCGCAACGTAACGGTGGCACTGCCGCCTTCATCGACGCGGAACATGCGTTAGATGTTGGTTATGCCCGTCGGCTCGGTGTCCGCACCGACGAACTCTTAATTTCGCAACCGGACTATGGGGAACAAGCTCTGGATATTGCTGATTTGCTTGTTCGATCTGGAGCTGTCGACGTCGTTGTTATCGACTCGGTTGCCGCGCTTATTCCCCAGGCCGAACTCGAAGGCGAAATGGGGGAAACCCAGGTAGGAGGACAAGCGCGACTCATGTCGCATGCCTTGCGAAAACTGACGGGAACCATCCACAAATCCAATACGGCCGTGCTGTTCATCAACCAAATTCGTATGAAGATCGGCATGGCCGGATATGGCAGCCCGGAGACGACCTCCGGCGGCAATGCGTTGAAATTCTATGCCTCGGTCCGAATGGATATCCGTCGCATTCAGACGCTCAAAGACAAGGATGAAACCTACGGCAGCAAATGTCGGATCAAAGTAGTAAAAAACAAAGTTGCTCCGCCATTTCGTGAAGCCATTGTCGACATTCTTTACGGTACAGGCATTTCAAAAGAAGGTGAATTGCTCGATATGGGAGCTGAAGCCGGTGTGGTGGAAAAATCCGGCGCCTGGTACGCATTCGGCTCCGAACGCCTCGGACAAGGCCGCGACAATGTCCGGCTCTTTCTCCAGGATAATACCGATATCAGAGACCAGATCGAACAAAAATTATTGGAGCACCTCGGCCTGCGTGAGCCCGAAGCCGAAAGTGAAGCTCCAGCCCAAGATAAAGCCGAATCCGGAGAAAACGCGTCCGAATAA
- a CDS encoding DUF814 domain-containing protein → MKHYDALALFSGGLDSILAAKTVVDQGLKVLCLHFVSPFFGHPDLLAHWKDVYDLDIIPVDVSEEFTAMLASGPDHGVGKVLNPCIDCKILMLGKAKTLLSEYGAEFLITGEVKGQRPMSQRMDALNIISRDAGVRGVLLRPLSAKKFDPTPMELAGVVDRERLHNIGGRGRKDQLALANAYDLKEIPTPAGGCLLTEAESAKRYFPILKYFPQRDPNDFRLANIGRQYWAGRHWLAIGRNQADNTALEQVLESRDLVFKTKGFPGPLAVGRQPADGPWSETTVRDAAAFVASFSPKAVRSGQPIEVYVRVGHANHVVTITPSRETPLGWADPDWETAKAEKSAFFAEAEGDD, encoded by the coding sequence ATGAAACACTATGATGCACTCGCCCTGTTTTCCGGGGGACTTGACAGTATTCTGGCAGCAAAGACCGTGGTTGATCAAGGCCTGAAGGTGCTATGTCTGCATTTTGTCAGCCCGTTTTTCGGGCATCCCGACCTTCTTGCGCACTGGAAGGATGTTTATGATTTGGACATCATTCCGGTCGATGTCAGCGAAGAGTTTACGGCCATGTTGGCTTCGGGACCGGATCACGGTGTTGGTAAAGTTCTCAATCCCTGTATTGACTGTAAAATTCTCATGCTTGGCAAAGCCAAAACACTGTTGTCCGAGTATGGAGCCGAATTTCTTATTACCGGCGAAGTCAAAGGGCAGCGCCCCATGTCGCAACGCATGGACGCGCTCAATATCATCAGTCGCGATGCTGGTGTACGCGGAGTTTTGCTTCGTCCCCTCAGCGCCAAGAAATTTGATCCTACACCGATGGAATTGGCCGGTGTTGTCGACCGGGAACGGCTGCATAATATCGGAGGGCGTGGACGCAAAGATCAACTTGCCTTGGCAAATGCGTATGACCTCAAAGAAATACCTACTCCGGCGGGGGGCTGTCTGCTGACGGAAGCCGAGTCGGCAAAACGTTATTTTCCGATTTTGAAATATTTCCCTCAACGTGACCCCAATGATTTTCGTTTGGCCAACATTGGCCGGCAATATTGGGCAGGTCGTCACTGGTTGGCGATCGGTCGAAATCAAGCTGATAATACCGCTTTAGAGCAAGTTCTTGAATCAAGGGATCTTGTCTTCAAAACGAAGGGGTTTCCCGGTCCTTTGGCCGTAGGGAGACAACCTGCGGATGGTCCTTGGAGTGAAACGACCGTTCGGGATGCCGCGGCGTTTGTAGCGTCATTTTCGCCCAAGGCTGTGCGGAGCGGACAGCCTATTGAGGTCTATGTGCGGGTGGGGCACGCCAATCACGTGGTAACGATTACCCCGAGTCGAGAAACCCCCCTTGGCTGGGCTGACCCGGATTGGGAAACGGCAAAAGCAGAAAAGTCGGCCTTTTTTGCAGAAGCTGAAGGCGACGATTGA